The following is a genomic window from Lagenorhynchus albirostris chromosome 2, mLagAlb1.1, whole genome shotgun sequence.
ACTGACACCCAGCTCGGGTTCTCCAGCCTAGAAGGGAGTCGCTGCGCCTGCTTCGCAAGACGCTCAGGAGCAGTTCCCTCGCCCCAGTCCCACAGCGATCCTATCTACTGCCGCTGTCCTTCTGGCTGGGGCTGCGGAGAGAGCTGCCCCCAATATGGGGGTCTCTACCCGGAGTAAGAAGCTGGATGTGTATCGGGGAGAAGGGACACCTGCCCCCACGCAGGCTACAGATCAAGGGCGACTTCactgaggaggaggagaggagaacgTGTACTTGGTCCCGCAGAGAAATCCACCATGTGCCAGCTAATGTAACCTCCGCCCCTCCTTTCCCCGCCTGGTTTCTGTCCCAGAATTTCCCAGGGCTCGTTTGCCTCCCTCCCCGGCCCCAAGTCTCCCCCACCTTGCACGGTCACGGCCACCTTGGCGGAGAACATGGGCGCGCTCTCCACCGGGATGCGCATGGTGCCGGAGCACTGGTAGCGCCCGCTATCGCTGGCGCGCGCCTGGGGCACCGTGTAGTTGGCGCTGGAGTGGAAGTAGCGCACGGGTTGACCATCGTGGTAGTAGTGAAGTTTGTAGACGACCTTGTCGTACCAACCGCGGCAGCGCATGACCAGCGGCTCGCCCTCGAACACCGCAGCATAGGGTACTTGCAGGATCAGCCAGTCTACGACAGTCAGCACAAACAGACTCCAAGAGAAAGTCCAGCCCTGGGTCTCCCATACTTCTCCGCCTCCCTGCTCCCCCGTCCTCCCCCTTTCTCCTCACCAACTCCCTCCCCCCTTACTGGGcaccccagcagcctcagaacaAGAAGCATCAGAAGGTGAgtgggaaggaaaggggaagacCAGCCTTTTATTAGGTGCTAAGAAGACAAAGATGCCTGAGACTTGGTTCCAGCCTCAAAGAGTCATGCCCATCAGAATCCAGTTTAAACTCCTTAGGATGGTATCAGGGCCTTCCTGACCTGGCCCCTGCCTACCTTTTCAGCACCATCTCAGGATTCTCCCCTGCCCcatgtctccttttctctctccacctTCCATTCCTAATGCAGGCTAAGTCCATGCGTACTGGACTGCTAGGAGAACTGGCCCTGCTCTGAGCCCAGAGGCTTTGTATCTGCCAAGAAGACCCCTTCACCTGCTGTAGTTGAGGCCTGCTTATCCTGCAGATCTGGGCTTAGATCCTGTCTCCTTGAGAAAACTTacctgaccccacccccagatTTAGGCACCTCCCCCAGCACCCTTATGTACCtgatcaccatcatcatcatagcCAACACTTACATAGCCCTAGTGTCTGCTAGATGCCACTTTAGGTGTTTTCCATCGAGAAAGAATTCCGCAAGTGATAGCCACAATCTCTGTGCTACTCACAGTTCCGCAAGCAGTGACTACCGTCTatcatattcaatatcttatctGTACTCGCTATCAATTTCCAAACAAGAAACCACAGAGTATGGATGTAAAGTATAAGTGCTAATCTGAGCACTGAGTGATGATCTTTAAATTCTGAATACAAAATATAGCCTACCAGGCTAAAATGACATAACATTCCCTACAAAGTAGCCAATCCTGTGCCCTAATGAACAAATTACTGTTATTTCTCTTATCCTGTTTGGAAATCCTTTATCCCCCAGGGAATTCGTTTCTTAATTGACTCTTATGTACGCATGTGTACGGGTCTATAATAAAATTTTGCTGAAGTGCTTTCTTCatctgcttttttctttgaaaacctatcaattcatttttaatcttcacaacaaccaaaGAAATAGATGCTCTCATTGGCCGTATTTTAGTGAtgggaggcacagagaagcatCACACTGTTCAAGCGGGAGTAATTCCCCCAGCTGCACGCAGCCTGCCCAGGGACCCTCACTTTTCCTGCTTTGCTTTGCCCTTTCTCTCCCTACCCAACCCCCCTCCTCAGAAGTTCTCTATTCAGTATACCAGGTCCTTGGAGTCTCTTCTCTTCTGAGCTACTAAATgaacagaaatgtttatttagtgtCCATTGTGGCAGGATGGTAAGGGGACCTTTGGGGCCACAAAAGGCTTACTGCATCTCTCACATAGTGCCAAGCAGGTCCCTGCCTGCCCCCAAAGACTCAATATAACCCCCTCCTTACTGCCCCAATGGGAGTGGCCCAGTGTCCTCCCCCACAGGAGGGCCATCACTACCAGAGGACATGTGTGCTACCCCTCCCCCATGCTCAAACACTCACCATTGGATACAGAGAGGTGGATGGGGTCACTGACAGGTGCTCCCCGTGTCTGGCATCGATACACCCCTGGTGTCTGCACCTCGATGCTCTTCTTGTGAGAGGGCAGGAGTAGGTGGCCCAAATACCAGAGAGTGCTGATGGGTCGGAGCTCCAGGAGCAGAGGGTGGTACCCATCACACCGCAAGGTTACCCTTTCCCCCTTGAAGATTGTGGTCCAGGGTGGGTGTAGAGACAATATGGGCTTCTCCAGAGTAGCTGGGAGGGTGGGGTATGGGAGGGTGCAATGTGAAAAAGAGAATCAAGGTGAGATGGCCAAAGATGAGGTCTGAGGTTGGGAAATCTCAGAAAACGCTAGCTTCCAGGACCCATCCCTGCGAGAGGAGAGACCACATTGGGCTACAAGCTAGTCTCCTGCTCAGCACCATTTCTAAGTGCCAGTGCCTACAGGCAAACGGAGTCACTGGGATTGAGGAGCCATGAGAAGAGTCACTACCCCAGAACAGCTAAGAAGTGGGGAGTACCCAAGCAGGTCACTTAGGATGGTTGGAGTGGAAGTTGTAGAAAAT
Proteins encoded in this region:
- the FCRLB gene encoding Fc receptor-like B isoform X3, whose translation is MWELTALLLLATLEKPILSLHPPWTTIFKGERVTLRCDGYHPLLLELRPISTLWYLGHLLLPSHKKSIEVQTPGVYRCQTRGAPVSDPIHLSVSNDWLILQVPYAAVFEGEPLVMRCRGWYDKVVYKLHYYHDGQPVRYFHSSANYTVPQARASDSGRYQCSGTMRIPVESAPMFSAKVAVTVQVAPCAASTGAPSTPSPSPRSRSCNRTGARLLPPAAASGNAALGCSFRGGVLPWTWRPPPSRSHRLRLWRPVTSRFPSESPRCPYRSRRSPPSLTPPQPGCCSPRAEPPLLGHRPALR
- the FCRLB gene encoding Fc receptor-like B isoform X2, yielding MWELTALLLLVPSSGQAATLEKPILSLHPPWTTIFKGERVTLRCDGYHPLLLELRPISTLWYLGHLLLPSHKKSIEVQTPGVYRCQTRGAPVSDPIHLSVSNDWLILQVPYAAVFEGEPLVMRCRGWYDKVVYKLHYYHDGQPVRYFHSSANYTVPQARASDSGRYQCSGTMRIPVESAPMFSAKVAVTVQVAPCAASTGAPSTPSPSPRSRSCNRTGARLLPPAAASGNAALGCSFRGGVLPWTWRPPPSRSHRLRLWRPVTSRFPSESPRCPYRSRRSPPSLTPPQPGCCSPRAEPPLLGHRPALR